In one Thermus hydrothermalis genomic region, the following are encoded:
- a CDS encoding ATP-binding protein has protein sequence MTESKAFYGLRKLFWVLPHPDRPGSAVLSSLSLESPTVLVGSNGVGKTSLLRLVAFLFGHPDPDRLVGGGGSFRELYLAPPSGDGAHRRLSGYLGGHFLGREGPTTVIAYAHGNQYRYLVLPGHVEPDILREGRRFLTPNELHERLAAMGLVGESVVEVRSPEAYARLFAERSRSPLRGHAFPSGGKVSLGWFLGLSLGEALKEEWVRQFLVDLALPPSEGEAYPTANFQERLREIREELEELGEMAKTMPEVEEYRRARGDLVAKFKLYGATRLLAEEALPRLEEEVRGLEAEAKECEDRLQELLERREKDLEALQGELEELSMRKGELSGQIRALQEALRRAQAAMAPWSHLDGAHLPLRLEEVRRELRLLEGEIAQKGAAWEAERQRRRAERERERAERLQEVGRRKEALREEMERAVEEARTRLETAWKEEEARLEAERKELEEERLKLRESLARLEAQNEPQDDEWRRAKEEIARLKEALGSFREALLKKRNELEGAKRELERERRGLEEKREEVLKLREALGRLRQEGSLLGFLDKNVPSWRQGVGRVLSPSLLERNDLEPVLFSPPSLPPDRVGVGEVALRVSHLPVPPDPLADLEVKLHQAEEALKGKEEEVRRSEDWVRALEEDVRARERREEELRESLLRLEGWLKERRERFLAERKEALARLRKGLAQVEEGLASLASRRKAMEREWKGRLEKAQEEARKPFAEALKVLAEEERKLRLPVEDEPPPTELLPLEERRRALEREAQTLGKALEAWQALRRAEEEARRLPALEAELAQVEGEIHTLKEREKALKAAYEREEKALREERDRVRQEASAKRARWEALKRALNDTPAVDDLRKRLSDQFPSSAPEWEAPFPELPPDPPEPERLRRLSDEVEKLEERVIRMRQHLGVPFRRLDRGKDLLPEDFETHYEHRGLALSRSLSAQVHALEAKLTQARSARLRLAQLVRMVEDRLKTFAFPTVRWAEVRLEGNVEREERELEEALGRLREDVIAVVEHFQRPNLQPLFPAGDLEASLHSLERVGRRYAEIPLEKLLADSFRLRFVLERGGRRVALSTLGELRGKVSTGQGAAMAHALAASLVSLLDGGSGVRLPLLVDELGRLDGENAAALFQGVEALGLVLLGATPSKETLVEVARRAVFKVVEVRGMAVKPQGDGPMEGVVGRREG, from the coding sequence ATGACGGAATCTAAAGCCTTTTACGGCTTGCGAAAACTCTTCTGGGTCCTCCCCCACCCCGACAGGCCCGGGAGCGCCGTCCTCTCGTCCTTGTCCCTGGAAAGCCCCACCGTTTTGGTGGGAAGCAACGGCGTGGGCAAGACGAGCCTCCTGCGCCTCGTGGCCTTTCTCTTCGGGCATCCCGACCCCGACCGCCTGGTGGGAGGCGGGGGGAGCTTCCGGGAGCTCTACCTGGCGCCCCCTTCCGGGGATGGGGCCCACAGGCGTTTAAGCGGGTACCTGGGGGGGCACTTCTTGGGACGGGAAGGGCCCACCACCGTCATCGCCTACGCCCACGGCAACCAATACCGCTACCTGGTCCTCCCCGGGCACGTGGAGCCCGACATCCTGAGGGAGGGGCGCCGCTTCCTCACGCCCAACGAGCTGCACGAGCGCCTGGCGGCCATGGGGTTGGTGGGGGAAAGCGTGGTGGAGGTCCGCAGCCCGGAGGCTTACGCTCGGCTTTTCGCCGAGCGCTCCCGCTCCCCCCTGCGGGGCCACGCCTTCCCCTCCGGGGGGAAGGTTTCCCTCGGGTGGTTTCTCGGGCTATCCCTTGGGGAAGCCCTGAAGGAAGAGTGGGTCCGCCAGTTTCTCGTGGACCTGGCCCTGCCCCCTTCGGAGGGGGAGGCCTACCCCACGGCCAACTTCCAGGAGCGCCTGCGGGAGATCCGGGAGGAGCTGGAGGAACTGGGCGAGATGGCCAAGACCATGCCCGAGGTGGAGGAATATAGGAGGGCCCGTGGGGACCTGGTGGCGAAGTTCAAGCTCTATGGCGCTACCCGCCTCTTGGCGGAGGAAGCCCTGCCCCGCCTCGAGGAGGAGGTGAGGGGACTAGAGGCGGAGGCGAAGGAGTGCGAAGATAGGTTGCAAGAGCTCCTAGAGAGGCGGGAAAAGGACCTCGAGGCCCTCCAAGGGGAACTGGAGGAGCTGTCCATGAGGAAGGGGGAGCTTTCCGGGCAGATCCGCGCCCTCCAGGAAGCCCTTCGCCGGGCCCAAGCGGCCATGGCCCCCTGGTCCCACCTGGACGGCGCCCATCTGCCCTTGCGCCTAGAAGAGGTGCGGCGGGAGCTTCGCCTTCTGGAGGGGGAGATAGCCCAAAAGGGGGCGGCGTGGGAGGCGGAGAGGCAAAGGAGGCGGGCGGAGCGGGAGAGGGAAAGGGCCGAACGGCTTCAGGAGGTCGGCCGGCGGAAGGAAGCGCTCCGGGAAGAGATGGAGCGGGCGGTGGAGGAGGCCCGGACCCGCCTGGAAACGGCCTGGAAGGAGGAGGAAGCGCGCCTCGAGGCGGAGCGAAAGGAGCTTGAGGAAGAGAGGCTGAAGCTTCGGGAAAGCCTGGCCCGCCTCGAGGCCCAGAACGAGCCCCAAGACGACGAGTGGCGCCGGGCCAAAGAGGAGATCGCCCGCCTCAAGGAAGCGCTCGGGAGTTTCCGGGAGGCGCTCCTCAAAAAGCGGAACGAGCTGGAGGGGGCGAAACGGGAGTTGGAGCGGGAGAGGCGGGGCCTTGAGGAAAAGCGGGAGGAGGTCCTCAAGCTCCGGGAGGCCTTGGGGCGCTTACGCCAGGAAGGCTCGCTCCTCGGCTTCCTGGACAAGAACGTGCCCTCCTGGCGCCAAGGGGTGGGAAGGGTCCTCTCCCCTTCCCTATTGGAGCGGAACGACCTCGAGCCCGTTCTCTTCTCCCCGCCTTCCCTCCCCCCGGACCGGGTGGGGGTGGGCGAGGTGGCCTTGCGGGTATCGCACCTCCCTGTCCCCCCCGACCCCTTGGCGGACCTGGAGGTGAAGCTCCACCAGGCGGAGGAGGCCCTAAAGGGCAAGGAAGAGGAGGTCCGCCGGTCCGAGGACTGGGTACGGGCGCTAGAGGAGGATGTCCGAGCCCGGGAAAGGCGGGAGGAGGAGCTTCGGGAAAGCCTCCTGCGCCTCGAGGGGTGGCTGAAGGAGCGCCGGGAGCGCTTCCTCGCCGAGCGGAAAGAAGCCCTCGCCCGCCTCAGGAAAGGCCTCGCCCAGGTGGAGGAAGGGCTAGCCTCCTTGGCGTCGCGCCGGAAGGCGATGGAAAGGGAGTGGAAAGGGCGCTTGGAAAAAGCCCAGGAGGAGGCCCGCAAGCCCTTCGCCGAGGCCCTGAAGGTGCTTGCGGAAGAGGAGCGGAAGCTCCGCCTCCCCGTGGAGGACGAGCCTCCCCCAACCGAACTCCTTCCCCTGGAGGAGCGCCGCCGAGCCCTAGAGCGGGAGGCGCAAACCCTGGGGAAGGCCCTTGAAGCCTGGCAGGCGTTGCGCCGGGCGGAAGAGGAAGCCCGGAGGCTCCCCGCCCTAGAGGCGGAGCTCGCCCAGGTGGAGGGGGAGATCCATACCCTGAAGGAGAGGGAAAAGGCGCTGAAAGCGGCGTACGAAAGGGAGGAGAAAGCCCTGAGGGAGGAAAGGGATAGGGTGCGCCAAGAGGCTTCGGCGAAGCGGGCCCGTTGGGAGGCGCTCAAAAGGGCCCTCAACGATACCCCCGCTGTGGATGACTTGCGGAAGCGGCTCAGCGACCAGTTTCCCAGCTCGGCCCCCGAGTGGGAGGCCCCGTTCCCCGAGCTCCCCCCAGACCCCCCAGAACCCGAGCGCTTGCGGCGCCTCTCGGATGAGGTGGAGAAGCTGGAAGAGCGGGTCATTCGGATGCGCCAGCATCTAGGGGTCCCCTTCCGGCGCCTGGATCGGGGGAAGGACCTCCTCCCCGAAGACTTCGAGACGCACTACGAGCACAGGGGGCTGGCCCTCTCCCGCAGCCTAAGCGCCCAGGTCCACGCCCTGGAGGCCAAGCTCACCCAGGCGAGGAGCGCTAGGCTCCGCTTGGCCCAACTGGTGCGGATGGTGGAGGATCGGCTTAAGACCTTCGCCTTCCCCACCGTCCGCTGGGCGGAGGTGCGCCTGGAGGGGAACGTGGAGCGGGAGGAAAGGGAGCTGGAAGAGGCGCTCGGGCGCCTTAGGGAGGATGTGATAGCCGTGGTGGAGCACTTTCAGCGTCCGAACCTTCAACCCCTCTTCCCCGCAGGCGACCTCGAGGCGAGCCTCCATTCCCTGGAGCGGGTGGGCAGGCGGTACGCCGAGATCCCCCTGGAGAAGCTCCTCGCCGATAGCTTCCGCCTGCGCTTTGTCCTGGAGCGGGGAGGGAGGCGGGTAGCCCTCTCCACCCTCGGCGAGCTCAGGGGGAAGGTGTCCACGGGCCAGGGGGCGGCCATGGCCCACGCCCTGGCGGCCTCCTTGGTGAGCCTCCTGGATGGGGGCTCCGGGGTGCGCCTTCCCCTTTTGGTGGACGAGCTAGGGCGCCTGGACGGGGAGAACGCCGCCGCCCTCTTCCAAGGGGTAGAAGCCCTGGGGCTCGTCCTCCTGGGGGCGACGCCCAGCAAGGAAACCCTGGTGGAGGTGGCCAGGCGGGCGGTCTTTAAGGTGGTGGAGGTGCGGGGCATGGCGGTGAAGCCCCAAGGGGATGGCCCCATGGAGGGCGTGGTGGGAAGGAGGGAAGGGTGA
- a CDS encoding DUF6883 domain-containing protein yields the protein MRFQVPRAKLTEYLLNPKHPAGGSKARFFVGLGFAPERPEVLEAALLGHAREAEEVERRPGFQGQGVLVVLRGPLLGPGGEACVQSVWYLEEEGEAARLVTAYPWKGKGCGSTTW from the coding sequence GTGCGCTTCCAGGTACCCCGGGCCAAGCTCACAGAGTACCTGCTCAACCCCAAGCACCCGGCGGGAGGGAGCAAGGCCCGCTTCTTCGTGGGCTTGGGCTTTGCCCCTGAGCGCCCCGAGGTCCTGGAGGCGGCCCTTCTGGGCCATGCCCGGGAAGCGGAGGAGGTGGAGCGCCGGCCCGGGTTCCAGGGTCAAGGCGTGCTGGTGGTCCTGAGGGGACCCCTACTGGGCCCCGGAGGGGAGGCGTGCGTACAGAGCGTCTGGTACCTTGAGGAGGAAGGGGAAGCGGCTCGTTTGGTAACGGCGTACCCTTGGAAGGGGAAGGGATGCGGGAGCACGACTTGGTAG
- a CDS encoding DUF4926 domain-containing protein yields MREHDLVVLKRDKEAWGLKAGDVGTVVLVYPHGGYLVEFVDHEGNTLALLDLSEEEVAPLTGPALLRAKSA; encoded by the coding sequence ATGCGGGAGCACGACTTGGTAGTTCTTAAGCGGGACAAGGAGGCGTGGGGCCTGAAGGCGGGGGATGTGGGCACCGTGGTCCTGGTGTATCCCCACGGGGGCTACCTGGTGGAGTTCGTGGACCACGAGGGTAACACCCTGGCCCTCCTGGACCTATCCGAGGAGGAGGTGGCGCCCCTCACGGGGCCCGCCCTTCTTCGGGCCAAAAGCGCCTGA
- a CDS encoding VUT family protein, which yields MDIAFLCGLYDPVPIEDAEHPALLPSDFLLQKGDEASYARIRERLIPFLGLYERRVAYLAPPAYREAVKGLPVPRGFLAGRVRASNLSILLDTAVFIATAFAGTGAPLLPLIGSQAAVKFPTSLFLIPLLYHIRASLKEAQAG from the coding sequence GTGGACATCGCCTTCCTCTGCGGCCTCTACGATCCCGTCCCCATAGAGGACGCAGAGCACCCCGCCCTCCTCCCCTCCGACTTCCTCCTGCAAAAGGGGGACGAGGCCAGCTACGCCCGCATCCGGGAGAGGCTCATCCCCTTCCTGGGCCTCTACGAGCGCCGGGTGGCCTACCTGGCCCCGCCCGCCTACCGGGAGGCGGTGAAGGGGCTCCCTGTCCCCCGGGGGTTCTTGGCCGGGCGGGTGAGGGCCTCCAACCTCTCCATCCTCCTGGATACCGCGGTTTTCATCGCCACCGCCTTCGCCGGCACGGGAGCGCCCCTTCTCCCCCTCATAGGGAGCCAAGCCGCGGTGAAATTCCCCACGAGCCTGTTCCTCATCCCGCTCCTCTACCACATCCGAGCTTCCCTCAAAGAAGCTCAAGCGGGCTGA